A window from Nocardioides mesophilus encodes these proteins:
- a CDS encoding TusE/DsrC/DsvC family sulfur relay protein — protein sequence MPVTTIDGHTIHVDDEGFMTDYDEWDEQLASTLAGQIGVELTDEHWKALHFLRTDFREKGETPTLRRVSVSAGIPTKTLFALFPAKPAKKMAYVAGLPKPRGCV from the coding sequence ATGCCCGTGACCACGATCGACGGCCACACGATCCACGTCGACGACGAGGGATTCATGACCGACTACGACGAGTGGGACGAGCAGCTCGCCTCGACGCTCGCCGGCCAGATCGGTGTCGAGCTCACCGACGAGCACTGGAAGGCACTGCACTTCCTGCGCACCGACTTCCGGGAGAAGGGCGAGACCCCCACCCTGCGACGGGTCTCGGTGAGTGCCGGCATCCCCACCAAGACCCTGTTCGCGCTCTTCCCCGCCAAGCCGGCCAAGAAGATGGCCTACGTGGCGGGCCTTCCCAAACCACGCGGCTGCGTGTGA
- the sqr gene encoding type III sulfide quinone reductase, selenoprotein subtype — translation MRDLVILGAGTAGTMAANKLRRKLDRNDWRITVVDRDDEHHYQPGYLFVPFGRQDPAGLVRSRHAFLADGVRFVTGEVDEVQAEDSKVRLVGGQELGYDYLVIASGTSPRPSETPGMEGAAWRRSIFDFFTLDGATALREALNGFDHGRLVVHTTDIPIKCPVAPLEFSFLADAWLRDRGLRDRVEMVFATPLPGAFTKPVASSRLGNMLDERKIALEADFLVERIDPETRTLVSYDEREIAFDLLVTVPLNMGADFVARSGLGDELNYVPVDKHTLRSKAHDNVFALGDAADLPTSKAGSVAHFSVEMFVPNFLEHVAGRPMTRSFDGHANCFIESGHDKALLIDFNYDVEPLPGRFPVPRLGPLSLLEETRMNHLGKLAFQWIYWNALLPGRPIPLPTAMSMAGKHLEMQEA, via the coding sequence GTGCGTGACCTGGTCATCCTGGGCGCCGGAACGGCCGGGACGATGGCGGCCAACAAGCTGCGTCGCAAGCTCGACCGGAACGACTGGCGGATCACGGTCGTGGACCGCGACGACGAGCACCACTACCAGCCGGGCTACCTCTTCGTCCCCTTCGGCCGGCAGGACCCGGCAGGGCTGGTGCGCTCGCGTCACGCCTTCCTCGCCGACGGTGTCCGGTTCGTGACCGGCGAGGTCGACGAGGTGCAGGCCGAGGACAGCAAGGTGCGGCTGGTCGGCGGACAGGAGCTCGGCTACGACTACCTCGTCATCGCCAGCGGCACCTCTCCCCGCCCGTCCGAGACCCCGGGGATGGAGGGCGCAGCCTGGCGGCGCAGCATCTTCGACTTCTTCACCCTGGACGGCGCGACCGCGCTGCGCGAGGCACTGAACGGGTTCGACCACGGCCGGCTCGTCGTGCACACCACCGACATCCCGATCAAGTGCCCGGTCGCACCGCTGGAGTTCTCCTTCCTCGCCGACGCGTGGCTGCGCGACCGGGGACTGCGGGACCGGGTCGAGATGGTCTTCGCCACCCCACTGCCGGGAGCCTTCACCAAGCCGGTCGCGTCGTCCCGGCTGGGCAACATGCTCGACGAGCGCAAGATCGCCCTCGAGGCGGACTTCCTCGTGGAGCGGATCGACCCCGAGACGCGCACGTTGGTCTCCTACGACGAACGGGAGATCGCCTTCGACCTGCTGGTCACGGTGCCGCTGAACATGGGCGCCGACTTCGTGGCCCGCTCCGGTCTCGGTGACGAGCTCAACTACGTGCCGGTGGACAAGCACACGCTGCGCTCGAAGGCCCACGACAACGTCTTCGCCCTCGGCGACGCCGCCGACCTGCCGACCTCCAAGGCCGGCTCGGTCGCTCACTTCTCCGTCGAGATGTTCGTCCCCAACTTCCTGGAGCACGTCGCCGGACGACCGATGACCCGCTCCTTCGACGGCCATGCCAACTGCTTCATCGAGAGCGGGCACGACAAGGCGCTGCTCATCGACTTCAACTACGACGTCGAGCCGCTGCCGGGCCGGTTCCCCGTTCCCCGGCTGGGTCCGCTGAGCCTGCTCGAGGAGACCCGGATGAACCACCTCGGCAAGCTCGCGTTCCAGTGGATCTACTGGAACGCCCTGCTGCCCGGCCGCCCGATCCCGTTGCCGACCGCCATGTCGATGGCCGGCAAGCACCTCGAGATGCAGGAGGCCTGA
- a CDS encoding MEDS domain-containing protein yields the protein MHRTGHILLLHHSEGERLRVLGDWFRAGLRNREKVLYVDVAGWGAYTIMQSFAGRGLDLRPARDAGSFEIVTLADAVTPGGLERLLEAGHEQGRPSTRMACRCDAVLDVEGEESYLDVERRLALVCHTLPVSVMCQYDARTTQGERLDLAVRLHPDWIYESGLNVQRSGQQIFVEGRVDSYDRDVLERSLHRMVQELPPGSTLDLDLEGVEALTAGASQALLDGTAAFREKGGRVRCHPPAGEAGWLLRVLESQHRPNFELL from the coding sequence ATGCACCGGACGGGGCACATCCTGCTGCTGCACCACTCGGAGGGTGAGCGGCTGCGCGTGCTCGGTGACTGGTTCCGCGCCGGGCTGCGCAACCGCGAGAAGGTCCTCTACGTCGATGTCGCGGGCTGGGGCGCCTACACGATCATGCAGTCGTTCGCGGGACGCGGGCTAGACCTGAGACCCGCCCGGGACGCTGGCAGCTTCGAGATCGTGACGTTGGCGGACGCCGTGACGCCGGGGGGCCTGGAGCGCCTGCTCGAGGCAGGCCACGAGCAGGGCCGTCCCAGCACCCGGATGGCCTGTCGCTGCGACGCGGTCCTCGACGTCGAGGGCGAGGAGAGCTACCTCGACGTCGAGCGCCGGCTCGCGCTGGTCTGCCACACCCTGCCGGTCTCGGTGATGTGCCAGTACGACGCACGCACGACGCAGGGCGAACGGCTGGACCTGGCCGTGCGGTTGCACCCGGACTGGATCTACGAGAGCGGCCTGAACGTGCAACGCAGTGGGCAGCAGATCTTCGTCGAGGGCCGGGTGGACAGCTACGACCGCGACGTGCTGGAGCGGTCCTTGCACCGGATGGTGCAGGAGCTGCCGCCCGGCAGCACCCTGGACCTCGACCTGGAGGGTGTCGAGGCGCTGACCGCCGGAGCGTCACAGGCCTTGCTCGACGGCACCGCGGCGTTCCGTGAGAAGGGCGGCCGGGTACGGTGCCACCCGCCGGCCGGTGAGGCCGGGTGGCTGCTGCGGGTCCTCGAGTCGCAGCACCGTCCGAACTTCGAGCTGCTGTGA
- a CDS encoding MBL fold metallo-hydrolase RNA specificity domain-containing protein gives MTAAASSREGVPHASLTFHGAAGTVTGSRFLLQTDRSRVLVDAGLFQGERAWRRRNWEPPFVDPGSLDAAVLTHAHLDHSGYLPVLAAHGFTGPVWCTARTAELAEIVLLDAAHLQEQEAERALLHGYSKHDPPRPLFTTEDATRALRLLRPIAVELLQRVTPDIDVRLRPAGHILGSSFAEVDVAGCRMLFSGDLGRPGHPLLSPPAAPHDVDVAVVESTYGDSLHPAQDEEHLAAVINRTVRRGGSCLMPAFAVDRTPVIVHSLVRMQAARRIPRLPIYVDSPMALRAWEVYRSALADGDADLRPDLKPDDLGWDENVIRVPDAAGSEALNEPDRPCIIVSASGMATGGRVLHHLRAQLPHERNSVILTGFQVPGTRGQALADGAQHLKIYGSYVPVHAEVVSVLGFSAHADCAQLVTWLSRISDPEVVYVVHGTETSAAALAKRLRKQLGWTTVAPRFGERVRLV, from the coding sequence GTGACCGCGGCGGCGTCGTCGCGAGAGGGCGTCCCGCATGCGTCGCTGACCTTCCACGGAGCCGCGGGCACCGTCACCGGCAGCCGGTTCCTGCTGCAGACCGACCGGTCCCGGGTGCTGGTGGACGCAGGCCTGTTCCAGGGCGAGCGGGCCTGGCGGCGCCGCAACTGGGAGCCACCGTTCGTCGATCCGGGCAGCCTCGACGCTGCCGTGCTCACGCACGCCCATCTCGACCACAGCGGCTACCTGCCCGTGCTGGCGGCGCACGGCTTCACCGGACCGGTGTGGTGCACGGCCAGGACTGCCGAGCTGGCCGAGATCGTGCTGCTCGACGCGGCGCACCTGCAGGAGCAGGAGGCGGAGCGGGCGCTGCTGCACGGCTACTCCAAGCACGACCCCCCCCGCCCGCTGTTCACCACCGAGGACGCGACCCGGGCCCTGCGGCTGCTGCGTCCGATCGCGGTGGAGCTGCTGCAGCGGGTCACCCCCGACATCGACGTCCGGCTCCGGCCGGCGGGCCACATCCTCGGCTCGTCCTTCGCGGAGGTGGACGTGGCCGGTTGCCGGATGCTGTTCAGCGGCGACCTGGGCCGTCCGGGGCACCCGCTGCTCAGCCCCCCGGCCGCTCCGCACGACGTCGACGTGGCGGTGGTGGAGTCGACGTACGGCGACAGCCTGCACCCCGCGCAGGACGAGGAGCACCTCGCCGCGGTGATCAACCGGACGGTCCGCCGGGGCGGGTCCTGCCTGATGCCCGCCTTCGCGGTCGACCGGACGCCGGTGATCGTGCACAGCCTGGTGCGGATGCAGGCCGCACGCCGGATCCCCCGCCTGCCGATCTACGTCGACAGCCCGATGGCGCTGCGGGCCTGGGAGGTCTACCGCAGCGCCCTGGCCGACGGCGACGCCGACCTGCGCCCGGACCTGAAGCCGGACGACCTGGGCTGGGACGAGAACGTCATCCGGGTCCCCGACGCGGCCGGCAGCGAGGCGCTCAACGAGCCGGACCGACCGTGCATCATCGTCTCGGCGTCGGGGATGGCCACCGGCGGGCGCGTCCTGCACCACCTGCGCGCCCAGCTCCCGCACGAGCGGAACTCGGTGATCCTCACCGGCTTCCAGGTCCCCGGCACCCGGGGCCAGGCACTGGCCGACGGCGCCCAGCACCTGAAGATCTACGGCAGCTACGTTCCCGTGCACGCCGAGGTCGTCAGCGTCCTGGGGTTCTCCGCGCACGCGGACTGCGCCCAGCTGGTCACCTGGCTCTCCCGGATCAGCGACCCGGAGGTGGTGTACGTCGTCCACGGGACCGAGACGTCAGCGGCAGCCCTCGCCAAGCGCCTGCGCAAGCAGCTCGGCTGGACCACGGTGGCACCCCGCTTCGGGGAGCGCGTCCGCCTGGTCTGA
- a CDS encoding zinc-binding dehydrogenase, whose protein sequence is MHVLTRGEDARRLAAGLGAASVGDAYDSPPEPLDSAILFAPVGDLVPVALAALDRGGTLAVAGIHLSDVPPLDYQEHLFRERSLTTVTSNTRTDGEELLRLAAALHVRPHVVRYPFSEADRALDDLEHGRVTGVAVLEVHP, encoded by the coding sequence GTGCACGTGCTGACCCGCGGCGAGGACGCGCGCCGGCTGGCGGCCGGGCTGGGGGCGGCCTCCGTCGGCGACGCGTACGACTCCCCTCCCGAGCCCCTCGACTCCGCCATCCTCTTCGCCCCGGTCGGCGACCTGGTGCCGGTGGCCCTGGCGGCCCTCGACCGGGGCGGCACCTTGGCGGTGGCCGGCATCCATCTCAGCGACGTCCCGCCGCTGGACTACCAGGAGCATCTGTTCCGGGAACGGAGCCTGACCACCGTGACCTCCAACACCCGCACCGACGGCGAGGAGCTGCTGCGTCTCGCCGCCGCCCTGCACGTGCGCCCGCACGTCGTCCGCTACCCGTTCTCGGAGGCGGACCGGGCGCTGGACGACCTCGAGCACGGCAGGGTCACCGGGGTCGCGGTGCTCGAGGTGCACCCGTGA